A genomic region of Blattabacterium cuenoti contains the following coding sequences:
- the rpmA gene encoding 50S ribosomal protein L27, with the protein MAHKKGSGSSRNGRDSEGRRLGIKIFGNQHVKCGSIIVRQRGTKHHPGINVGMGKDHTLYALKTGFVFFKKRTKNKSIVSVISSKK; encoded by the coding sequence ATGGCTCATAAAAAAGGTTCAGGAAGTTCTAGAAATGGACGAGATTCAGAAGGAAGGAGATTAGGAATAAAAATATTTGGAAATCAACATGTTAAATGTGGAAGTATTATTGTTCGTCAGCGTGGAACAAAACATCATCCTGGAATTAATGTCGGAATGGGAAAAGATCACACTTTATATGCCCTGAAAACAGGTTTTGTTTTTTTTAAAAAAAGAACTAAAAATAAATCCATTGTATCTGTTATTTCATCAAAAAAATGA
- a CDS encoding ABC transporter permease, whose amino-acid sequence MSTISLSISTFSLSTILSVFSGLEDLNIKFYQNNYPDIIISSFNGKDIFFHENIFNEKMRSIKGIMCFSKTMEKKVFFHYKNEKYFFHLKGVDSKYEEVMNKFKKITIKNDKNLSHNKLDLYVGISSIFPFLFMDEIETDSMSISFFSYKNKKDFVPFLMQKKVRIKGLFHFNQEIDQKYLFCDILDIQNLINKNVFHSLEIKIHQEENIDKIKNILKKKFGPKFRIKTRTEEKRAFYKVINTEKIFIYFLFSLITIMTAFNLIGAIFILQLDKRENIFLLWSFGYSLYRIRRIFFHIGVIISVFGWGIGILTTYILSLLQDKYHLLKIGGKIPFPMKFTIEDFGMMTCIILTVGFFISFISSKKIEMNYSSR is encoded by the coding sequence TTGTCTACTATATCACTCAGTATATCGACATTTTCTTTATCTACTATTTTATCTGTTTTCTCAGGATTAGAAGACTTAAATATTAAGTTCTATCAAAATAATTATCCTGATATTATTATTTCTTCTTTTAATGGAAAAGATATCTTCTTTCATGAAAATATTTTCAATGAAAAAATGAGATCAATAAAAGGAATTATGTGTTTTTCTAAAACAATGGAAAAAAAAGTTTTTTTTCATTATAAAAATGAAAAATATTTTTTCCACTTAAAAGGAGTAGATTCAAAATATGAAGAAGTGATGAATAAATTTAAAAAAATAACTATCAAAAATGATAAAAATTTATCCCATAATAAATTGGATCTATATGTAGGGATCTCATCGATTTTTCCATTTTTATTTATGGATGAAATAGAAACAGACTCTATGAGTATTAGTTTTTTTTCCTATAAAAATAAAAAAGATTTTGTTCCATTTTTAATGCAAAAAAAAGTTAGAATAAAAGGTCTTTTTCATTTTAACCAAGAAATAGATCAAAAATATTTATTTTGTGATATTCTTGATATTCAAAATTTGATTAATAAAAATGTTTTTCATTCTCTTGAGATAAAAATTCATCAAGAGGAAAATATAGACAAGATAAAAAATATTTTAAAAAAAAAATTTGGTCCAAAATTTAGGATAAAAACACGTACAGAAGAAAAAAGAGCTTTTTACAAGGTAATTAATACAGAAAAAATATTTATTTATTTTTTATTTAGTTTAATAACTATAATGACGGCATTTAACTTAATTGGTGCTATTTTTATTTTACAGTTAGATAAGAGAGAAAATATTTTTCTCTTATGGAGTTTTGGTTATTCTTTGTATAGAATAAGAAGAATATTCTTTCATATAGGAGTTATTATCAGTGTATTTGGATGGGGAATTGGAATATTAACAACTTATATCCTATCTCTATTACAAGATAAATATCATTTATTGAAAATTGGAGGAAAAATTCCATTTCCTATGAAATTCACCATAGAGGATTTTGGAATGATGACATGTATTATTTTAACAGTGGGTTTTTTTATCTCTTTCATTTCTTCTAAAAAAATTGAAATGAATTATTCATCTAGGTAG
- the rplU gene encoding 50S ribosomal protein L21, which produces MIYAIVDFQGKQFKLIENKYVYVPRFSSMSLGEKMLLDRVIFFYKNGFLKIGTPLLENVKVEVEILQHLKGDKIIIFKKKRRKGYKVKNGFRPFFTKIKVISFLEKKSIKNGS; this is translated from the coding sequence ATGATATACGCAATTGTAGATTTTCAAGGAAAACAATTTAAACTTATTGAAAATAAATACGTTTATGTTCCTCGTTTTTCTTCTATGAGTTTAGGAGAAAAAATGTTGTTGGATCGAGTTATTTTTTTTTATAAAAATGGTTTTCTTAAAATAGGAACTCCTTTATTAGAAAATGTGAAGGTGGAAGTAGAAATTTTACAACATTTAAAAGGAGATAAAATAATTATATTCAAAAAAAAGAGAAGAAAAGGATATAAGGTCAAAAATGGATTTAGACCATTTTTTACAAAAATTAAAGTAATTTCCTTTTTAGAAAAAAAATCTATTAAAAATGGCTCATAA
- a CDS encoding aminotransferase class V-fold PLP-dependent enzyme, whose product MFSQKIIQEIRNQFPILKKTVYSNPLVYIDNAATTQKPLQVIHACENYYSTINSNVHRGLHFLSQKATYHVENVRKKIQNFIHAKHSSEIIFTKGTTESINLVASSINIRKGDEIIISYLEHHSNIVPWQIICKKKGALLKIIPIDQNGVLQLEDFELLISEKTKLVAITHVSNVLGIVNPVKNIIDKSHEYGALVLIDGAQVPSNLSLNVQDLNTDFYVFSAHKMYGPTGIGVLYGKEKILDSISPYQAGGEMIKNVSFEKTTYSDLPFKFEAGTPNIEGIIVWGSAIDFVEKIGVENIQSYKEKLLIYAIQRLSTIDGIQLYGGVDYKKRLSIISFNLSKLHCFDIGSILDRLGIAVRTGHLCAQPLMNFFNVAGMVRVSFSIYNTFKEIDYLLEGLLKARKFLLK is encoded by the coding sequence ATGTTTTCACAAAAAATAATTCAAGAAATACGAAATCAATTTCCAATTTTAAAAAAAACAGTTTATTCCAATCCTTTAGTTTATATAGACAATGCAGCAACGACTCAAAAGCCTTTGCAAGTGATTCATGCTTGTGAAAATTATTATTCTACGATAAATTCTAACGTTCATAGAGGTCTACATTTTTTAAGTCAAAAAGCTACCTATCATGTAGAAAATGTAAGAAAAAAAATTCAAAATTTTATTCATGCGAAACATTCTTCAGAAATTATTTTTACAAAAGGGACTACTGAATCTATTAATTTAGTAGCATCCAGTATTAATATTAGAAAAGGAGATGAAATAATTATTTCTTATCTTGAACATCATTCCAATATTGTTCCATGGCAAATTATTTGTAAAAAAAAAGGTGCTTTATTAAAAATTATTCCCATTGATCAAAATGGTGTTTTGCAATTGGAAGATTTCGAATTATTAATTTCAGAAAAAACTAAACTAGTAGCAATAACACATGTATCTAATGTTTTGGGAATTGTGAATCCAGTTAAAAACATTATTGATAAATCTCATGAATATGGGGCGTTAGTTTTGATTGATGGTGCTCAAGTTCCTTCTAATTTAAGTTTAAATGTACAAGATTTAAATACCGATTTTTATGTATTTTCTGCGCATAAAATGTATGGACCTACTGGAATTGGAGTTTTATATGGAAAGGAGAAAATATTAGATAGTATTTCTCCTTATCAAGCAGGTGGTGAAATGATTAAGAATGTAAGTTTTGAAAAAACCACTTATTCCGATTTACCATTTAAGTTTGAAGCTGGAACACCAAATATAGAAGGAATTATTGTTTGGGGATCTGCTATAGATTTTGTAGAAAAAATAGGTGTGGAAAATATACAATCTTATAAAGAAAAACTTTTAATTTATGCTATACAGCGTTTAAGTACTATTGATGGGATCCAATTATATGGAGGAGTAGATTATAAAAAAAGATTGAGTATTATATCTTTTAATTTGAGTAAATTGCATTGTTTTGATATAGGAAGTATCCTGGATCGTCTAGGGATTGCCGTTCGTACGGGACATTTATGTGCTCAGCCTTTGATGAATTTCTTCAATGTTGCAGGAATGGTTCGTGTTAGTTTTTCTATTTATAACACTTTTAAAGAAATAGATTATTTATTGGAAGGGCTTTTGAAAGCGAGAAAGTTTTTACTAAAGTAA
- the rdgB gene encoding RdgB/HAM1 family non-canonical purine NTP pyrophosphatase translates to MKQIVFVTRNFFKEREIKYFLYANDNQLNILSLKDILFPYSIKENGNSFQENALIKAEFFFQKTHIPCFSEDSGLRIECLNGAPGIYSSRYLQKEDSLEKLLLNIKKTSSRKAELFCVFCLKTNKEKNYFFEGKLTGHISEKIMGKKGFGYDPIFIPDKHKNTLSQINILQKNKISHRIKAFKKLMKFMNHHL, encoded by the coding sequence ATGAAACAAATTGTTTTTGTTACAAGAAATTTTTTTAAAGAAAGAGAAATAAAATATTTTCTTTATGCTAATGATAATCAATTGAATATTTTATCCTTAAAAGATATTCTATTTCCATACTCCATTAAAGAGAACGGAAATTCTTTTCAAGAAAATGCTTTAATTAAAGCAGAATTTTTTTTTCAAAAAACACATATTCCTTGTTTTTCTGAAGATTCTGGATTGAGAATAGAATGTTTAAATGGAGCTCCAGGTATCTATTCCTCTAGATATCTTCAAAAAGAAGATAGTCTAGAAAAATTACTTCTTAATATAAAAAAAACTTCATCTAGAAAAGCAGAACTTTTTTGTGTTTTTTGTTTAAAAACAAATAAAGAAAAAAATTATTTTTTTGAAGGAAAATTAACCGGACACATCTCGGAAAAAATCATGGGAAAAAAAGGTTTTGGATATGATCCTATATTTATTCCAGACAAACATAAAAATACTTTATCTCAAATAAATATTCTTCAAAAAAACAAGATCAGTCATAGAATAAAAGCTTTTAAAAAACTCATGAAATTCATGAATCATCATCTATAA
- a CDS encoding ribosome-binding factor A codes for MNSIRNQRLSSIFYMEIAEILMKDKTKKGFLITLIKIRMTPDLSLIKSYISMYPFLDQEILENIRSKSGFYRKLLSKKLRYRVKKIPELDFRVVNFRN; via the coding sequence ATGAATTCTATTAGAAATCAAAGATTATCTTCAATATTTTACATGGAAATAGCAGAAATCTTGATGAAAGATAAAACAAAAAAAGGTTTTCTGATTACTCTAATCAAGATTCGTATGACTCCTGATCTGAGTTTAATAAAGAGTTATATATCTATGTATCCTTTTTTAGATCAAGAAATTTTGGAAAATATTCGTTCCAAATCTGGATTTTATAGAAAATTACTTTCCAAAAAACTTAGATATCGTGTAAAAAAAATTCCAGAATTGGATTTTCGTGTAGTCAATTTTCGAAATTGA
- a CDS encoding ribonuclease Z: MDKTSLTILGCHSSIPTEKFYPTAQILEMKGAFFLIDCGEGTQVQLRKAKIKFNKIVHIFISHLHGDHFFGLIGLLSTFHLLGREKSVHIYAPKGLKEIIDVHFKWSYTRLKFCIDHIELSSKKLEKIMENEKVEVYTIPLKHRIYANGFLFKEKPCNRKLNMEEIKKIPYIKIEDYKSLQLGKDFRTKEGRIIPNDQLTFDPPKILSYAFCSDTSYYLPIIEQIKYVDLLYHESTFLKKEENRAIKTGHSTANQAACIAKKAQVKKLLLGHYSNRFPNIKAFEEEAKEIFDNVEASEPLKTYYLDE; encoded by the coding sequence ATGGATAAAACTTCATTAACAATTTTGGGATGTCATTCCTCAATTCCAACGGAAAAATTTTATCCTACAGCTCAAATATTAGAGATGAAAGGTGCTTTTTTTCTTATTGATTGTGGAGAAGGGACACAAGTTCAATTAAGAAAAGCGAAAATAAAATTTAATAAAATAGTACATATATTCATATCTCATTTACATGGAGATCATTTTTTTGGATTAATTGGATTGCTTTCTACTTTTCATTTACTAGGAAGAGAAAAATCAGTACACATTTACGCCCCAAAAGGATTAAAAGAAATTATAGATGTTCATTTTAAATGGTCATATACACGATTAAAATTCTGTATTGATCATATTGAATTATCTTCCAAAAAATTGGAAAAAATTATGGAAAACGAAAAAGTAGAAGTTTATACCATTCCATTAAAACATAGAATTTACGCCAATGGTTTTCTTTTCAAGGAAAAACCTTGTAATAGAAAATTGAATATGGAGGAAATAAAAAAGATTCCTTATATCAAAATAGAAGACTATAAGAGTTTACAACTTGGAAAAGATTTTAGAACAAAAGAAGGGAGAATCATTCCGAACGATCAACTCACATTTGATCCCCCAAAAATATTATCTTATGCTTTTTGTTCAGATACTTCCTATTATTTGCCTATTATTGAACAAATAAAATATGTAGATTTATTATATCATGAGTCTACTTTTTTGAAAAAAGAAGAAAATAGAGCGATTAAGACAGGACACTCTACCGCAAACCAAGCTGCTTGTATAGCTAAAAAGGCTCAAGTAAAAAAATTATTATTGGGACATTATTCGAATAGATTTCCTAATATAAAAGCATTTGAAGAAGAAGCAAAAGAAATATTTGATAATGTAGAAGCTTCGGAACCATTAAAAACATACTACCTAGATGAATAA